The following proteins come from a genomic window of Maribacter sp. HTCC2170:
- a CDS encoding DUF294 nucleotidyltransferase-like domain-containing protein, with product MKNTIAERIYDFLKDLPPFSSLRTNQLMTICSNVRIGYHEKDTFVFEKNGLLHDSFYVVKDGAIGLYREDNVLVDECDEGDIFGLRALISKSEYRLSAKAIEESIIYSISSELLEELIATNGDANKFLMATFATNTLNPYSDNENHRLYSQDGEFKQNVESISHVQNVQFKRAPVSCIENTTIEMSASTMTENRVGSIVIIREGKPLGIITDKDLRTKIATGRFGISESVVTIMSSPVITIPENTSIAEAQITMLKNKITHLCITKDGTMNSELVGVLSEHDIVVSHSNNPSFLIKEIKRANDAEKLKDICQKSQGLMKRYLDQHIPVFLVSKIISTINEAICQKAIELSLAEMENTAPTTFSWLSLGSQGRREQLLLTDQDNALVFADVSEELFDDTKSYFLKLASMVTTKLNIIGFELCPAEMMANNPKWCLSLSEWKKQFNNWITMPDEDKIMLSTIFFDYDSVYGDDRLVDAMSDSIFESIDQYEIFLNFLALNALKNPPPLSFFRQFLVEHDGEHKDMFDIKARALMPLVDAARLLVLSKNIKDYNNTILRFQKLAELEPQNKELFNACIDAFKILLRFRTIQGLNLGDSGRFIDLKSLSKSDRLKLKGCFGPIKDIQELIKVRFNLSQMM from the coding sequence ATGAAGAATACTATTGCAGAGCGTATTTATGATTTTCTAAAGGATTTACCTCCTTTCAGTTCTTTGAGAACGAATCAATTAATGACAATTTGTAGTAATGTTAGGATTGGCTATCATGAAAAGGACACTTTTGTTTTTGAAAAAAATGGATTATTACACGACTCCTTTTATGTCGTGAAGGATGGTGCAATTGGGCTTTATAGAGAAGACAATGTGTTAGTCGATGAATGTGATGAAGGCGACATTTTTGGATTAAGGGCGTTAATTAGTAAAAGCGAGTATAGGTTAAGTGCAAAGGCCATTGAAGAGAGTATAATTTATAGTATTTCATCAGAATTATTAGAGGAACTCATTGCCACCAATGGAGATGCCAACAAGTTTCTAATGGCAACTTTTGCAACGAATACTTTGAACCCTTATAGCGATAATGAAAACCATAGACTTTATTCGCAGGACGGTGAATTCAAGCAAAATGTGGAAAGTATATCTCATGTGCAGAATGTGCAGTTCAAAAGGGCCCCAGTTTCATGCATTGAAAATACGACAATCGAAATGTCCGCCAGTACTATGACTGAGAATAGGGTGGGCTCAATTGTTATCATTCGAGAAGGCAAACCTTTGGGAATAATTACAGATAAGGATCTTAGAACAAAGATTGCGACCGGAAGATTTGGAATTTCAGAAAGTGTTGTAACCATTATGAGTTCACCTGTAATTACTATTCCTGAGAACACCTCAATTGCCGAGGCTCAGATCACTATGTTAAAAAACAAAATAACACATCTCTGTATTACTAAAGACGGAACCATGAACTCGGAACTTGTTGGAGTATTGTCCGAACATGATATTGTTGTATCTCATAGTAATAACCCATCATTCCTCATAAAAGAGATTAAAAGGGCAAATGATGCAGAAAAGCTCAAAGATATTTGCCAGAAGTCTCAGGGGTTAATGAAACGTTACCTTGACCAACATATTCCCGTTTTCTTGGTTTCAAAGATTATTTCTACCATTAATGAGGCCATCTGTCAAAAGGCTATTGAACTTTCCTTAGCGGAAATGGAGAATACGGCACCTACCACTTTTTCATGGCTATCATTGGGCAGTCAAGGAAGAAGGGAGCAATTGCTTCTTACAGATCAAGACAATGCCCTGGTTTTTGCCGATGTATCTGAGGAATTATTTGATGATACTAAATCCTACTTTTTGAAATTGGCATCAATGGTCACCACTAAACTCAATATTATCGGTTTTGAACTATGTCCGGCTGAAATGATGGCGAACAACCCAAAATGGTGTTTATCGCTCAGTGAATGGAAAAAACAATTCAATAATTGGATTACCATGCCAGATGAGGATAAGATCATGTTATCGACAATATTCTTTGACTATGATAGTGTTTATGGGGATGATAGATTAGTTGACGCCATGTCTGATAGTATTTTTGAATCTATTGACCAATATGAGATATTCTTGAATTTTCTTGCTTTGAATGCATTAAAGAATCCGCCACCATTGAGTTTTTTCAGACAGTTTTTGGTAGAGCATGATGGGGAGCATAAAGATATGTTCGATATTAAAGCGCGAGCACTCATGCCATTGGTAGATGCGGCAAGATTATTGGTACTTTCCAAGAACATTAAAGATTATAATAACACAATACTTCGCTTTCAAAAGCTTGCAGAGCTTGAACCTCAGAATAAAGAACTATTCAATGCTTGTATAGATGCGTTTAAAATTTTACTTCGATTCAGGACAATACAAGGTTTGAATCTTGGAGATTCAGGAAGATTTATAGATTTGAAATCCTTAAGTAAATCCGATAGGTTAAAATTGAAAGGTTGTTTTGGTCCAATAAAAGATATTCAAGAGTTGATAAAAGTACGTTTTAACCTTTCACAGATGATGTAA
- a CDS encoding PolC-type DNA polymerase III — translation MFNNIFNKNQPDFWKSYKALFKNTLSQNLDEVRFIVFDTETTGLDIVNDRILSIGAISVFSGKLDIGDSLEIYLKQKIFKAESVEIHGILKEGSIEKHTEEEAIISFLKYIENGILVAHHAAFDIAMINAGLRRMGLPKLKNKVLDTGVLFKKTTLCEDKNKIYSLDYLSGIFKFRNHDRHTSSGDAFLTGMILLKILSNLKGKQDVKLNDLFFNSDRRGLL, via the coding sequence ATGTTCAACAATATTTTCAATAAAAATCAACCTGATTTTTGGAAGAGTTATAAAGCTCTTTTCAAGAACACTCTGTCCCAAAACTTAGATGAAGTTCGATTTATAGTTTTTGATACTGAAACCACTGGTTTAGATATTGTTAATGACCGTATTCTATCTATTGGGGCGATTTCTGTGTTTAGTGGAAAATTGGATATTGGTGATTCTCTTGAAATTTATTTGAAGCAAAAAATATTTAAGGCTGAATCGGTCGAAATACATGGAATTTTAAAAGAAGGCAGTATTGAGAAACACACCGAAGAGGAGGCCATAATTTCGTTTCTAAAATACATTGAAAATGGAATTTTGGTTGCACATCATGCGGCATTTGACATCGCAATGATCAATGCAGGACTTAGGAGAATGGGCTTGCCGAAACTAAAGAACAAGGTGTTGGATACGGGAGTATTATTTAAGAAAACGACTTTATGTGAGGATAAAAACAAGATTTATTCACTTGATTATTTAAGTGGTATTTTCAAGTTTAGGAACCATGATCGGCACACCTCTTCGGGTGATGCTTTTCTAACAGGTATGATTTTATTAAAAATACTATCAAATCTAAAAGGCAAGCAAGATGTAAAACTGAATGACCTCTTTTTCAACTCTGATAGGAGGGGTTTACTTTAG
- a CDS encoding anhydro-N-acetylmuramic acid kinase: MYKVIGLMSGTSLDGLDIAYCSISESQGQWNYEIAQTRSVNYSPEMKEKLKNSIFLPADELLIFNNSYGSWLGKQVKEFINENELEVDFIASHGHTTHHQPEDGLTYQIGSGQHLANEIGIKVICDFRTNDVALGGQGAPLVPIGDRLFFGNYDFCLNLGGISNISFEKNGKRIAYDIGLANIILNHITQKVNIQFDEGGKMANSGNINKAMLKRLNSLAYFDLPFPKSTGYEWFTQEVVPIVDSTEDTIENLLHTSIHHLCEQIAIQVKANANKNKSTLLVTGGGALNNFLVLTLRGKLGSKVQVEVPSVKIIENKEALIFALMGVLRVEQKINVLKSVTGARNDSSSGVIFLPN; this comes from the coding sequence ATGTATAAAGTCATAGGTTTAATGTCTGGAACATCTTTGGATGGGCTTGATATCGCCTACTGCAGTATTTCAGAATCACAGGGTCAATGGAATTATGAAATAGCCCAGACAAGAAGTGTAAACTACTCGCCTGAAATGAAAGAAAAATTGAAAAATTCAATCTTTCTTCCCGCAGATGAATTGCTTATTTTCAATAATAGTTATGGCTCTTGGCTAGGTAAACAAGTAAAAGAGTTTATAAACGAAAATGAACTGGAAGTTGATTTTATTGCCAGTCACGGGCATACTACTCACCACCAACCTGAAGACGGGCTAACATACCAAATAGGTTCTGGTCAGCATTTAGCCAATGAAATTGGAATTAAGGTTATTTGCGATTTTAGAACAAACGATGTTGCCCTTGGCGGGCAAGGGGCGCCTTTAGTTCCTATTGGGGATCGTTTGTTTTTTGGTAACTATGATTTTTGTCTAAACCTAGGTGGAATCAGCAATATTTCTTTTGAAAAAAATGGAAAACGAATTGCTTATGACATAGGTCTGGCAAATATAATTCTAAACCACATCACGCAAAAAGTCAATATTCAATTTGATGAAGGTGGAAAAATGGCAAATTCTGGAAATATCAATAAGGCCATGCTCAAACGGTTAAACTCTTTGGCGTACTTTGACCTTCCCTTTCCAAAATCAACGGGATATGAATGGTTTACCCAAGAAGTTGTTCCAATTGTTGATTCTACCGAGGATACCATAGAAAACCTACTACATACGTCAATACATCATTTGTGTGAACAGATTGCAATTCAAGTAAAGGCCAATGCCAACAAAAATAAATCGACCCTCTTGGTCACAGGAGGTGGTGCACTTAACAATTTTCTAGTTTTAACTTTACGAGGTAAATTAGGAAGCAAAGTTCAAGTTGAGGTGCCTTCAGTAAAGATAATTGAGAATAAAGAAGCTTTGATTTTTGCACTGATGGGGGTTTTAAGAGTAGAACAAAAAATCAACGTTCTGAAATCTGTAACTGGAGCCAGGAATGATTCATCCAGTGGGGTAATTTTTCTTCCAAATTAA
- a CDS encoding Gfo/Idh/MocA family oxidoreductase has protein sequence MSKTKKENTLTRRDFVGRTLAASAAFTIVPSYAVSGLGHVAPSDKLNIAGIGVGGMGLANLKNLESQNIVGLCDVDWKYAKGAFERYPNAKKYWDWRKMFDEMGDEIDGIVVATADHSHAIVSAHAMTMGKHVYLQKPLTHSVYESRLLTKLAKKHKVATQMGNQGASGEGVAKTCEILWSGAIGDVTKVESFTDRPIWPQGLNTPERGDWVPDTLNWDLFTGPAKMKPFNEVYHPWNWRGWWDYGTGALGDMACHILHPVFEGLKLGYPTKVQASSSLLLNDSAPVSQAAKLTFPERGRKGKIRLKEVDVHWYDGGIKPELPDNWPAGKNPNKAGGGTFFYGTKDVLHVGCYGVEPELMSGKKITAPQTERRVEKEIGLPWSGGAHEMDWVRACKENPDNRKPCTSDFAEAGPFNEMVVMGVLAVRLQALNKILEWDGEKMEFTNIGANEEIKTVIRDGFKIHDGHPTFNKDWTDPMNAVEYSQELINHTYREGWSLPDMPM, from the coding sequence ATGAGTAAGACTAAAAAGGAGAACACTTTGACCCGCCGAGATTTTGTGGGCAGAACTTTAGCCGCTTCAGCAGCGTTTACAATAGTTCCTTCATATGCCGTTAGTGGTTTAGGACACGTTGCTCCGAGCGATAAATTAAATATAGCCGGTATAGGTGTTGGTGGTATGGGACTTGCCAACTTAAAAAACTTGGAATCACAGAATATTGTTGGACTTTGTGATGTAGATTGGAAATATGCAAAAGGCGCATTTGAGAGATACCCTAACGCAAAAAAATACTGGGATTGGCGCAAGATGTTTGATGAAATGGGAGATGAAATAGATGGTATAGTGGTAGCGACAGCAGATCATTCCCACGCTATTGTATCTGCTCATGCAATGACCATGGGAAAACATGTATATCTACAAAAGCCATTAACGCATTCAGTATACGAATCAAGGTTATTGACAAAATTGGCGAAGAAGCATAAAGTCGCAACCCAAATGGGGAACCAAGGAGCTTCTGGAGAAGGTGTTGCCAAAACATGTGAAATTTTGTGGAGTGGTGCAATTGGTGACGTGACCAAGGTAGAGTCATTCACAGACCGTCCTATATGGCCACAAGGATTGAACACTCCTGAAAGAGGTGATTGGGTTCCAGATACTTTAAATTGGGACTTGTTTACAGGACCTGCAAAAATGAAACCTTTTAATGAGGTTTATCATCCATGGAATTGGAGAGGATGGTGGGATTACGGAACAGGTGCCTTAGGTGATATGGCTTGCCATATTCTACATCCAGTTTTCGAAGGGCTTAAATTAGGTTACCCTACTAAAGTTCAAGCAAGTTCATCATTGTTGTTGAATGATTCAGCTCCAGTTTCACAAGCTGCCAAACTTACGTTCCCAGAAAGAGGAAGAAAAGGAAAAATAAGATTAAAAGAGGTCGATGTTCATTGGTATGATGGTGGTATTAAGCCAGAATTGCCAGATAATTGGCCAGCAGGAAAAAATCCTAACAAAGCGGGTGGAGGTACTTTCTTCTACGGAACAAAAGATGTGCTTCATGTTGGTTGTTATGGCGTTGAACCAGAATTAATGTCTGGTAAGAAAATAACTGCTCCACAAACAGAACGTAGAGTTGAAAAAGAAATAGGTCTACCATGGAGTGGAGGAGCCCATGAGATGGATTGGGTACGTGCTTGTAAAGAAAACCCGGATAATAGAAAACCATGTACGTCTGACTTTGCGGAAGCAGGACCATTCAATGAAATGGTAGTAATGGGAGTACTTGCAGTTAGGTTACAGGCCTTGAATAAAATTCTTGAGTGGGATGGTGAAAAAATGGAATTCACCAACATTGGTGCCAATGAGGAAATTAAAACTGTTATTAGAGACGGATTTAAAATTCATGATGGTCACCCAACATTCAATAAGGATTGGACAGATCCTATGAACGCCGTTGAATATTCACAGGAATTGATCAACCACACGTATAGAGAAGGTTGGTCTTTACCAGATATGCCAATGTAA
- a CDS encoding DUF1080 domain-containing protein, whose amino-acid sequence MRKISIVFVFSLLMLPALNSCKEKKADQKEEAATEVVKEVAEEAVMNGLTAAEKADGWVMLFDGTTSEGWRGYKKEHFPAAWEIVDGTMHMMGSGRGEAGAKDGGDIIFDKQFQNFTLSLEWKISEGGNSGIFYLGEEKLDYIWKTAPEMQILDNERHPDAKLGKDGNRQAGSLYDLVPAKPQNAKPAGEWNKIEVTVYKGTVIHSQNGENVVEYHLWTPEWNEMVAGSKFPGLNAEWADVPSKGYIGLQDHGDDVWFRNVKLKEL is encoded by the coding sequence ATGAGAAAAATAAGTATAGTATTTGTTTTTAGTTTATTGATGTTGCCAGCACTGAATAGTTGCAAGGAAAAAAAGGCGGATCAAAAAGAAGAAGCTGCTACTGAAGTGGTTAAAGAGGTTGCTGAAGAGGCTGTTATGAATGGATTGACCGCTGCGGAAAAGGCAGATGGTTGGGTAATGTTATTTGATGGTACAACTTCTGAAGGTTGGAGAGGGTATAAGAAAGAACATTTTCCAGCAGCTTGGGAAATTGTTGATGGTACCATGCATATGATGGGATCCGGTAGAGGAGAAGCTGGTGCTAAAGATGGCGGTGATATTATATTCGACAAGCAATTTCAAAACTTTACCTTGAGTTTAGAATGGAAAATCTCAGAAGGAGGTAATTCAGGTATTTTCTATTTAGGCGAGGAAAAGTTGGATTATATTTGGAAAACTGCTCCAGAAATGCAGATTTTGGATAATGAAAGACATCCTGATGCTAAATTGGGTAAAGATGGTAACAGACAAGCGGGTTCATTGTATGATCTAGTACCTGCGAAACCACAGAATGCAAAACCTGCTGGTGAGTGGAACAAAATTGAAGTCACCGTTTACAAAGGTACTGTTATCCATAGCCAAAATGGTGAAAATGTCGTGGAGTATCATTTATGGACTCCAGAATGGAATGAAATGGTAGCCGGAAGTAAATTCCCAGGTTTGAATGCTGAATGGGCAGATGTACCATCTAAAGGTTATATTGGACTACAAGATCATGGTGATGATGTGTGGTTTAGAAATGTCAAGTTAAAAGAACTATAG
- a CDS encoding glycoside hydrolase family 3 protein — translation MNKILDLNSAKSTLSKQEKIGQLFMPAAFINDTEEEIQAIEKLITEHHVGGLCFFHSRASAATNYEGKKMVIYNEHSFTTLQKLIKRYQKASKHRLLMAIDAEWGLAMRIENTPQYPYAITLGAIDHDKDLVFQVGRNIAHDCKQAGIHYNLSPVSDINNNPDNPVIGYRSFGENKFNVALKSIQYIKGMQSEGIASSVKHFPGHGDTAVDSHLGLPQIDKSKEDLLDNELSPFIELIKENVDSIMVGHLSVPALSNGRNVSSSISKEMISGLLRKELGFKGVVISDALNMHAVSKNYPNKGELEWLAFDAGNDILCFAEHIPEGIKEITLKATETQIESAFERVWKLKEKTINADVSNPSETINPDFLNQKIAQKSITLFSGSKENISEFRETGFLSLSYSKGSENEFVRELKNLFKFKHLTVDQLDSSKVKNEKNILLSIFPPQVKPTDNFGFTNKEIELVNELINTKNVVLYLFGNPYALGVFDYEKAKACVLAYQDFKVFQQVAANHFAGSIIAEGKMPVTL, via the coding sequence ATGAATAAAATTTTAGATTTAAATAGTGCCAAGTCCACACTATCCAAACAGGAAAAAATAGGGCAACTGTTTATGCCAGCGGCATTCATCAATGACACGGAAGAAGAAATCCAGGCAATTGAAAAGTTAATTACGGAACATCATGTTGGTGGATTGTGCTTCTTTCACAGTAGAGCTAGTGCTGCTACGAACTATGAAGGTAAAAAAATGGTAATCTACAACGAACATAGCTTTACCACTTTACAAAAATTGATAAAGCGTTATCAGAAGGCTTCAAAACATCGATTGTTAATGGCAATTGATGCAGAATGGGGATTAGCGATGCGCATAGAAAACACGCCCCAATACCCATATGCTATTACCCTGGGAGCTATTGATCATGACAAAGATTTGGTTTTTCAGGTTGGAAGGAATATTGCACATGATTGTAAACAAGCAGGAATTCATTATAATCTGTCGCCTGTTTCAGATATTAACAATAATCCCGATAACCCGGTAATTGGATATCGTTCTTTTGGTGAAAACAAATTCAATGTGGCTCTAAAATCCATCCAATACATAAAGGGGATGCAGAGTGAAGGAATTGCAAGTAGTGTAAAGCACTTTCCCGGACATGGAGATACGGCGGTTGATTCGCATTTGGGATTGCCTCAAATTGATAAATCCAAAGAAGATTTATTAGACAATGAACTTTCCCCTTTTATCGAACTAATTAAGGAGAATGTTGATTCAATCATGGTTGGGCACTTATCCGTTCCAGCATTGTCAAATGGGAGGAATGTTTCCTCAAGTATTTCAAAAGAAATGATTTCGGGGCTTTTGCGGAAAGAACTCGGGTTTAAAGGTGTAGTTATTTCAGATGCTTTAAACATGCATGCTGTCTCAAAAAACTACCCAAATAAAGGAGAATTAGAGTGGCTGGCATTTGATGCAGGTAATGATATTTTATGCTTTGCCGAACATATACCAGAAGGTATTAAGGAAATAACACTCAAAGCAACAGAAACACAGATTGAGTCAGCTTTTGAACGTGTTTGGAAGCTTAAAGAAAAAACCATAAACGCTGACGTGTCGAATCCTTCTGAAACTATTAACCCCGATTTCCTAAACCAAAAAATTGCACAAAAGAGTATAACCCTTTTTTCTGGTTCTAAAGAAAATATATCTGAATTTAGAGAAACTGGTTTTCTAAGCCTCTCCTATTCGAAAGGTTCTGAGAATGAATTTGTGCGTGAACTGAAAAACCTTTTCAAGTTTAAGCATTTGACCGTGGACCAGTTAGATAGTTCAAAGGTTAAAAATGAAAAGAATATTCTTCTTTCGATATTTCCGCCACAGGTTAAACCAACCGATAATTTTGGATTTACAAATAAGGAAATTGAACTCGTAAACGAGTTAATAAATACTAAAAATGTTGTTCTTTACCTCTTTGGAAATCCATATGCCTTAGGCGTCTTCGATTACGAAAAAGCTAAAGCATGTGTTTTAGCCTATCAGGATTTTAAAGTGTTTCAGCAGGTTGCTGCCAACCACTTCGCGGGTTCAATAATTGCAGAGGGTAAGATGCCAGTAACACTTTAG
- a CDS encoding MFS transporter codes for MIQKNKGAWTWIPVLYFTQGLPFVMVVTVSVIMYKKLGISNADIGLYTSWLYLPWVIKPLWSPYVDMISTKRNWLLAMQLLASLGLIGIGLVLPTNIFFISTLACFWVVGFASATNDVASDGYYMIGLTRDKQAFFVGFRSVFYKLANVTGQGLLVILAGFLENYYGDNTKAWSITMIAAGLLMLMLTIANFFVTPKYESSEAIKKEKPVGFIEVFSSFFKKKGMGIALAFVLFFRLGESQLVKMASPFFLDSQEVGGLGYTTAEVGTIYGTIGVIMLTIGGILGGILISRDGLKKWMLPMVLAINIPNAFYAFLAITNTTNIVAVVTTVVLEQFGYGFGIAGFMVYLIYIAEGASKTSHYALATGFMALGMMLPGLISGYVQEWLGYDGFFIWVVIAALPALLILKYLKYPPDYGKKGADENE; via the coding sequence ATGATTCAAAAGAATAAAGGAGCTTGGACTTGGATTCCTGTGCTCTATTTCACACAAGGATTACCATTTGTAATGGTTGTAACTGTTTCTGTAATTATGTACAAGAAACTGGGCATAAGTAACGCAGATATTGGGTTATATACCAGCTGGTTATACTTGCCATGGGTCATTAAACCACTATGGAGTCCATATGTTGATATGATAAGTACCAAAAGAAATTGGCTTCTGGCAATGCAACTTTTAGCTTCGCTGGGGCTCATTGGAATTGGCCTGGTATTGCCAACAAACATCTTCTTCATTTCAACTTTGGCTTGTTTTTGGGTGGTAGGGTTTGCCTCTGCGACAAATGACGTGGCATCTGATGGGTATTATATGATTGGACTTACCAGAGATAAACAGGCATTTTTTGTAGGGTTCAGAAGTGTCTTTTACAAATTAGCCAATGTTACAGGGCAAGGTCTATTGGTTATACTCGCTGGTTTCTTAGAAAATTACTATGGAGACAACACTAAAGCATGGTCAATTACCATGATTGCTGCAGGTCTATTAATGTTGATGTTAACCATTGCCAATTTCTTCGTCACACCAAAATATGAATCGTCAGAAGCAATTAAAAAAGAGAAACCTGTAGGTTTTATTGAAGTGTTCTCCTCTTTTTTCAAGAAAAAAGGTATGGGTATTGCCTTAGCGTTTGTGCTCTTTTTCAGATTAGGCGAATCACAATTGGTTAAAATGGCTTCTCCGTTTTTCTTGGATTCCCAAGAAGTTGGAGGGTTAGGTTATACAACGGCGGAGGTCGGTACTATTTATGGAACCATAGGTGTGATTATGCTGACCATTGGCGGAATACTTGGTGGGATTTTAATTTCAAGGGATGGGCTTAAAAAATGGATGCTTCCCATGGTTTTAGCAATCAATATACCAAATGCATTCTATGCCTTTCTAGCTATAACAAACACTACAAATATTGTAGCTGTAGTTACCACTGTGGTGTTGGAACAATTTGGATACGGATTCGGAATCGCAGGCTTTATGGTCTATCTAATTTACATCGCTGAAGGCGCTTCAAAAACTTCACATTATGCCCTAGCTACAGGTTTTATGGCCCTGGGAATGATGTTGCCTGGTCTTATTAGTGGATATGTCCAGGAATGGTTAGGGTATGACGGGTTCTTTATCTGGGTCGTTATTGCCGCTTTACCTGCTTTATTAATATTAAAATATTTAAAATATCCGCCAGATTACGGCAAAAAGGGAGCTGACGAAAATGAATAA
- a CDS encoding glycoside hydrolase family 10 protein, with protein MLKKISHYLLLLIIFNSCDAIKPIPQPRTEFRGVWVATVVNIDWPKNGLDAIEKQKADFLKILEFYDQLNFNTVIVQVRTAGDSFYDSKYAPWSRFLTGTEGKSTEGHFDMLNWMIDQTHNRGFEFHAWLNPYRATFDLKTDVLSATHDFNLHPEWMLKYGNKYYYNPGLPEVRERLASIMGEVVTKYDIDAIHFDDYFYPYRIKDEIFNDSLAYNYHSFSGQTVENWRRSNIDSLVKNIHSTVKNIKPWVQFGISPFGVWKNKSTDPRGSDTKAGQTTYEDLYADPLTWMNEGWIDYLVPQVYWSMDLPVASHKKIVNWWSNNSVNTNLYIGNGAYKIRSNSDKAWDDKKEMPNQLKLARKDSKVQGNVLFSAKSLMNDNPDVVEYLKRRFYKNAALPPISPMAKVESARQPQLLSIETTSNGIEINLSPQEDNRFAMVYSSGKKNRTEYPLKRLLEKLPVNENKIILPKTIFKDKKYIALSVINYYGQESEPILILLNQRNDSKE; from the coding sequence ATGCTAAAAAAAATCAGCCACTATTTATTGCTCTTAATCATCTTTAATTCATGTGATGCAATAAAACCTATACCGCAGCCTAGAACAGAATTCAGAGGCGTTTGGGTTGCAACCGTGGTGAATATTGACTGGCCCAAAAACGGACTTGATGCCATTGAAAAACAAAAAGCTGACTTTTTAAAGATTTTGGAGTTCTATGATCAATTGAATTTCAATACCGTAATCGTTCAGGTTAGGACGGCCGGAGATTCTTTCTATGATTCAAAATACGCCCCTTGGTCACGATTTTTAACAGGAACAGAAGGAAAGTCCACAGAAGGTCATTTTGATATGTTAAATTGGATGATTGATCAGACCCATAATCGTGGATTTGAATTTCATGCATGGTTGAATCCCTATCGTGCTACTTTTGATTTAAAAACCGATGTTCTTAGTGCAACGCATGATTTTAACCTTCATCCTGAGTGGATGCTTAAATACGGCAATAAGTATTATTATAATCCTGGCTTACCTGAAGTACGTGAAAGACTGGCTTCAATAATGGGCGAAGTTGTAACAAAATATGATATTGATGCGATTCACTTTGATGATTACTTCTATCCCTATAGAATAAAAGATGAAATCTTCAATGATTCATTAGCTTATAATTATCATTCATTCTCTGGGCAAACAGTAGAAAATTGGCGGAGGAGCAATATAGATTCGCTGGTAAAGAATATCCATTCTACTGTTAAGAACATTAAACCATGGGTTCAATTTGGAATAAGTCCTTTTGGAGTTTGGAAAAACAAATCAACTGATCCGAGAGGCTCTGATACCAAAGCTGGACAAACAACTTATGAGGATTTGTATGCTGACCCTCTTACTTGGATGAATGAAGGTTGGATTGATTATCTGGTCCCCCAAGTTTATTGGAGTATGGATTTACCTGTGGCTTCCCATAAAAAAATTGTCAACTGGTGGTCAAATAATAGCGTAAACACCAATCTATATATTGGCAACGGTGCATATAAGATAAGAAGCAACAGTGATAAGGCTTGGGATGATAAAAAAGAAATGCCCAATCAGTTGAAATTGGCAAGAAAAGATTCCAAGGTGCAAGGCAATGTCCTCTTTAGTGCAAAAAGTCTAATGAATGATAATCCTGATGTTGTTGAGTACTTAAAAAGGAGGTTTTATAAAAATGCAGCCCTCCCTCCTATTTCTCCTATGGCAAAAGTTGAGTCAGCAAGACAACCGCAATTATTATCAATTGAGACCACTTCGAATGGCATAGAAATTAACCTTTCGCCTCAGGAGGATAACAGATTTGCTATGGTTTATTCTTCTGGCAAAAAAAATAGGACAGAATATCCATTAAAAAGATTATTGGAGAAACTACCTGTCAATGAAAACAAGATCATACTTCCTAAAACCATTTTTAAAGACAAAAAATATATTGCACTTTCAGTGATCAACTATTACGGACAAGAGAGTGAACCAATACTAATCCTATTAAATCAAAGAAATGATTCAAAAGAATAA